The following proteins come from a genomic window of Populus alba chromosome 12, ASM523922v2, whole genome shotgun sequence:
- the LOC118060598 gene encoding small ribosomal subunit protein uS15 codes for MGRMHSRGKGISASALPYKRTPPSWLKISAQDVDDSICKFAKKGLTPSQIGVILRDSHGIAQVRSVTGNQILRILKAHGLAPEIPEDLYHLIKKAVAIRKHLERNRKDKDSKFRLILVESRIHRLARYYKKTKKLAPVWKYESSTASTLVA; via the exons ATGGGTCGTATGCACAGTCGAGG TAAGGGTATTTCAGCTTCAGCCCTGCCCTACAAGAGAACCCCACCAAGCTGGCTGAAAATTTCTGCACAAGAT GTTGATGATAGCATCTGCAAGTTTGCGAAGAAGGGTTTGACTCCATCTCAGATTGGTGTCATTCTTCGTGATTCTCATGGTATTGCTCAGGTCAGGAGTGTTACTGGAAACCAGATCTTGCGTATCCTTAAGGCTCATG GTCTTGCCCCTGAAATTCCTGAGGATTTGTACCACCTCATCAAGAAGGCTGTTGCCATCAGGAAACATTTGGAAAGGAACAGGAAGGACAAGGATTCCAAGTTCAGGTTGATCCTTGTTGAGAGCAGGATTCACAGGCTTGCTCGCTACTACAAGAAGACAAAGAAGCTTGCTCCTGTCTGGAAATA CGAATCAAGCACTGCCAGCACTCTGGTGGCTTAG